Proteins encoded in a region of the Falco rusticolus isolate bFalRus1 chromosome 12, bFalRus1.pri, whole genome shotgun sequence genome:
- the BICRAL gene encoding BRD4-interacting chromatin-remodeling complex-associated protein-like isoform X3, which translates to MPFSGRVDKFSVKGSVPQLSTDPKSSIKGVSGQLGEGPSDGLQLSSSLQFLEDELVSSPLPDLTEDQPFDILQKSLQEANITEQTLAEEAYLDASVGSSQQFAQAQLHPSSSASFTQASNVSNYSGQTLQPIGVTQVVQQPVGASFASNTVGVQHGFMQHVGISVPSQHLSNSSQISGSGQIQLIGSFSNQPSMMTINNLDGSQIILKGNGQQTPANMSSGLLVHRQTPNGNSLFGNSNSSPVAQPVTVPFNSTNFQTSLPVHNIIIQRGLAPNSNKVPINIQPKPIQMGQQTAYNVNNLGIQQHHVQQGIQFGSANSPQSSVVGPHMSVNIVNQQNARKSVTPQTVSNAGGSIVIHSPMGQPHTPQNQFLIPTSLSVNSNSVHHVQAINGQLLQTQPSQLVPSQVSAEHVMLNRNSTNMLRANQSYSGQMLNNQNTAVQLVSGQTFTAPGNQVIVNHGTSQIVGGQVPLQQASPTVLHLSPSQASVSQGRSSFTTMSPGQSTVSNMSASNRFAVASSSGSVHPSLGPSVQSVASGGNFTGDQLTQNRTQVPVSASHRLPASSSKSASTFSHTSIGVTQQQFAFGQKKAMNQTSPVSASKTQDNLRQPQLTSLLSNTLSGQDCGGKIIQQSLGTAQPQEKVIGSSSVQQSIQVDGHLVGQKRPAAKQLTKGAFILQQLQKDQVHAVTPDKSQFRSLNDAVQRLLSYHVCQGSLPTEEDLRKVDSEFETVATQLLKRTQAMLNKYRCLLIEDAMRINPSAEMVMIDRMFNQEERASLTRDKRLALVDPDGYQADFCCSAKQFDKTAEEAQSSKSDHQSSKTLPSRNQTTKTQARDRPKSSSAESTNHSKLPLVPNNVLTLQEGIASTKKSESLTKALKFEKANCSSESQCVALSEEKVAGKDLAKSTENSSSSEDLSKTVSRGSHGTHNKTSRNTVQSFSKVTCNNSLQDKTLRSSPKNEVLHPDNRKGSGEPQQDLLLSKSLETTFKNILELKKVGRQPQNEATSSSSVELEFPNFSPIASQENFPEKFIPDHSEGVVETDSILEAAVNSILEC; encoded by the exons ATGCCTTTCAGTGGCAGAGTTGACAAATTCAGTGTCAAGGGTTCAGTGCCTCAGCTG AGCACTGATCCGAAGTCGTCTATAAAAGGTGTAAGCGGTCAGCTTGGAGAGGGGCCTAGTGATGGACTGCAGCTGTCCAGTAGCCTTCAGTTTCTTGAAGATGAACTTGTATCTTCTCCTTTACCTGATCTTACTGAGGATCAGCCTTTTGATATTCTTCAGAAGTCCTTGCAGGAGGCCAATATTACTGAACAGACTTTGGCAGAAGAGGCATATTTGGATGCCAGTGTAGGTTCTAGCCAACAGTTTGCACAAGCTCAGCTTCATCCTTCTTCATCAGCATCCTTTACTCAGGCTTCTAATGTTTCTAATTACTCAGGTCAGACGTTGCAGCCTATAGGAGTTACTCAAGTGGTACAGCAACCTGTTGGAGCATCTTTTGCAAGCAATACAGTCGGTGTGCAACACGGCTTTATGCAACATGTCGGAATTAGTGTTCCCAGCCAGCATTTGTCTAATAGCAGCCAGATTAGTGGTTCTGGGCAGATACAGCTAATTGGTTCATTTAGTAATCAACCTTCCATGATGACCATTAATAACCTTGATGGATCTCAGATAATACTGAAAGGCAATGGTCAGCAAACACCTGCAAACATGAGTAGTGGCCTCTTGGTTCATAGACAAACTCCAAATGGTAACTCACTGTTTGGTAACTCAAATTCAAGTCCAGTAGCACAACCTGTAACCGTTCCATTTAACAGCACAAATTTTCAGACGTCATTGCCTGTCCATAATATCATCATTCAAAGGGGTTTGGCCCCAAACTCTAACAAAGTTCCCATTAATATCCAACCAAAGCCTATCCAGATGGGTCAGCAGACTGCTTACAATGTGAATAACTTGGGAATACAGCAGCATCACGTGCAGCAAGGGATTCAGTTTGGGTCTGCAAACTCACCTCAGAGTTCAGTAGTTGGTCCTCATATGTCTGTTAATATCGTTAATCAACAAAATGCAAGAAAGTCAGTTACACCTCAGACAGTTAGCAATGCTGGAGGTAGTATTGTTATCCATTCTCCTATGGGACAGCCTCATACACCTCAAAACCAGTTTCTTATACCTACAAGTTTGTCTGTTAATTCTAATTCAGTTCATCATGTCCAGGCCATAAATGGACAACTTCTTCAGACTCAGCCTTCCCAGCTGGTTCCCAGCCAAGTGTCTGCTGAGCATGTAATGCTCAACAGGAACTCTACAAACATGCTAAGAGCCAACCAGTCATATTCGGGACAGATGCTGAATAATCAGAACACAGCTGTTCAGCTTGTCTCCGGCCAGACATTCACAGCTCCTGGAAACCAAGTTATAGTAAATCATGGAACTTCACAAATTGTTGGTGGACAGGTGCCACTGCAGCAGGCATCACCAACGGTGTTGCATTTGTCACCCAGTCAAGCTAGTGTTTCTCAAGGTAGATCGAGTTTTACTACGATGTCACCTGGGCAGTCTACAGTCTCAAATATGTCAGCTTCTAATCGATTTGCTGTTGCAAGTTCTTCTGGTTCAGTACATCCTAGCTTGGGACCATCGGTTCAGTCTGTTGCATCAGGAGGAAACTTCACTGGAGATCAGCTTACACAGAACAGAACTCAAGTTCCTGTCAGTGCATCGCATCGTCTTCCAGCATCCTCTTCCAAATCCGCCAGCACCTTCAGTCACACGTCAATTGGAGTAACACAACAACAGTTCGCCTTTGGTCAG AAAAAAGCTATGAACCAGACATCACCAGTTTCTGCATCGAAGACACAGGATAATTTGCGACAGCCTCAACTAACAAGTCTTCTGAGCAACACACTATCAG GGCAGGACTGTGGAGGAAAAATCATACAGCAATCTCTAGGGACAGCACAGCCACAAGAAAAAGTAATAGGATCATCATCAGTTCAACAGAGTATACAG GTGGATGGTCATTTAGTTGGACAGAAAAGGCCTGCTGCTAAACAGTTAACTAAAGGAGCTTT tATTCTACAGCAGTTACAGAAGGATCAGGTGCATGCTGTGACACCAGATAAAAGTCAGTTCAGATCATTAAATGATGCAGTTCAGAGACTCCTTTCATACCACGTGTGCCAGGGATCACTGCCAACAGAAGAAGACTTAAGAAAag TGGACAGTGAGTTTGAAACTGTAGCTACACAGCTTCTGAAGAGGACACAGGCTATGCTGAACAAATACAGATGTTTGCTTATAGAAGATGCAATG CGGATAAATCCCTCTGCAGAAATGGTTATGATCGATAGGATGTTTAACCAGGAAGAAAGGGCATCTCTGACCCGGGATAAGCGTCTTGCACTTGTGGATCCTG ATGGTTATCAGGCCGATTTTTGTTGTTCTGCCAAACAATTTGataaaacagctgaagaagCACAGTCCAGCAAAAGTGACCATCAGTCTAGCAAAACATTACCTTCTCGAAATCAGACTACCAAAACCCAAGCCAGAGACCGGCCAAAATCCAGCTCAGCAGAGTCCACAAATCACAGTAAACTTCCTCTAGTGCCTAACAACGTTCTGACACTGCAAGAAGGAATAGCTTCTACTAAAAAATCAGAGAGCCTCACTAAAGCTTTAAAGTTTGAGAAAGCTAATTGTTCTTCTGAGAGCCAATGCGTGGccctttctgaagaaaaggtgGCTGGGAAAGATCTTGCCAAGTCCACTGAGAATTCTTCGAGTTCTGAAGACTTGTCAAAAACTGTGTCAAGAGGCAGTCATGGAACACACAATAAAACATCAAGGAACACAGTTCAGTCTTTCTCAAAGGTAACGTGTAATAATTCCCTCCAAGACAAAACTCTGAGGAGCTCTCCAAAGAATGAGGTTTTACATCCTGATAACAGGAAAGGCTCTGGTGAACCCCAGCAAGACTTACTGCTCAGTAAGAGTTTAGaaactacatttaaaaacatcttgGAACTTAAAAAAGTGGGGAGACAGCCACAAAATGAGGCAACAAGTAGCAGCTCAGTTGAATTAgaatttcctaatttttcacCTATTGCTTCACAGGAAAACTTCCCGGAAAAATTTATTCCAGACCACAGTGAAGGTGTTGTAGAAACTGACTCTATTTTAGAAGCAGCTGTAAATAGTATCTTAGAGTGTTAA
- the BICRAL gene encoding BRD4-interacting chromatin-remodeling complex-associated protein-like isoform X2, giving the protein MDDDDDESCLLDLIGDPQALNYFLHGPSSKSSNEDLTNAEYSVANSNSIFANSNSTDPKSSIKGVSGQLGEGPSDGLQLSSSLQFLEDELVSSPLPDLTEDQPFDILQKSLQEANITEQTLAEEAYLDASVGSSQQFAQAQLHPSSSASFTQASNVSNYSGQTLQPIGVTQVVQQPVGASFASNTVGVQHGFMQHVGISVPSQHLSNSSQISGSGQIQLIGSFSNQPSMMTINNLDGSQIILKGNGQQTPANMSSGLLVHRQTPNGNSLFGNSNSSPVAQPVTVPFNSTNFQTSLPVHNIIIQRGLAPNSNKVPINIQPKPIQMGQQTAYNVNNLGIQQHHVQQGIQFGSANSPQSSVVGPHMSVNIVNQQNARKSVTPQTVSNAGGSIVIHSPMGQPHTPQNQFLIPTSLSVNSNSVHHVQAINGQLLQTQPSQLVPSQVSAEHVMLNRNSTNMLRANQSYSGQMLNNQNTAVQLVSGQTFTAPGNQVIVNHGTSQIVGGQVPLQQASPTVLHLSPSQASVSQGRSSFTTMSPGQSTVSNMSASNRFAVASSSGSVHPSLGPSVQSVASGGNFTGDQLTQNRTQVPVSASHRLPASSSKSASTFSHTSIGVTQQQFAFGQKKAMNQTSPVSASKTQDNLRQPQLTSLLSNTLSGQDCGGKIIQQSLGTAQPQEKVIGSSSVQQSIQVDGHLVGQKRPAAKQLTKGAFILQQLQKDQVHAVTPDKSQFRSLNDAVQRLLSYHVCQGSLPTEEDLRKVDSEFETVATQLLKRTQAMLNKYRCLLIEDAMRINPSAEMVMIDRMFNQEERASLTRDKRLALVDPDGYQADFCCSAKQFDKTAEEAQSSKSDHQSSKTLPSRNQTTKTQARDRPKSSSAESTNHSKLPLVPNNVLTLQEGIASTKKSESLTKALKFEKANCSSESQCVALSEEKVAGKDLAKSTENSSSSEDLSKTVSRGSHGTHNKTSRNTVQSFSKVTCNNSLQDKTLRSSPKNEVLHPDNRKGSGEPQQDLLLSKSLETTFKNILELKKVGRQPQNEATSSSSVELEFPNFSPIASQENFPEKFIPDHSEGVVETDSILEAAVNSILEC; this is encoded by the exons atggatgatgatgatgatgaatcCTGTCTCCTTGACCTTATTGG GGACCCACAggcactgaattattttctacatGGACCTAGTAGTAAATCT AGCAATGAAGACTTGACTAATGCAGAATATTCTGTAGCCAACTCAAATTCAATTTTCGCTAACTCCAAT AGCACTGATCCGAAGTCGTCTATAAAAGGTGTAAGCGGTCAGCTTGGAGAGGGGCCTAGTGATGGACTGCAGCTGTCCAGTAGCCTTCAGTTTCTTGAAGATGAACTTGTATCTTCTCCTTTACCTGATCTTACTGAGGATCAGCCTTTTGATATTCTTCAGAAGTCCTTGCAGGAGGCCAATATTACTGAACAGACTTTGGCAGAAGAGGCATATTTGGATGCCAGTGTAGGTTCTAGCCAACAGTTTGCACAAGCTCAGCTTCATCCTTCTTCATCAGCATCCTTTACTCAGGCTTCTAATGTTTCTAATTACTCAGGTCAGACGTTGCAGCCTATAGGAGTTACTCAAGTGGTACAGCAACCTGTTGGAGCATCTTTTGCAAGCAATACAGTCGGTGTGCAACACGGCTTTATGCAACATGTCGGAATTAGTGTTCCCAGCCAGCATTTGTCTAATAGCAGCCAGATTAGTGGTTCTGGGCAGATACAGCTAATTGGTTCATTTAGTAATCAACCTTCCATGATGACCATTAATAACCTTGATGGATCTCAGATAATACTGAAAGGCAATGGTCAGCAAACACCTGCAAACATGAGTAGTGGCCTCTTGGTTCATAGACAAACTCCAAATGGTAACTCACTGTTTGGTAACTCAAATTCAAGTCCAGTAGCACAACCTGTAACCGTTCCATTTAACAGCACAAATTTTCAGACGTCATTGCCTGTCCATAATATCATCATTCAAAGGGGTTTGGCCCCAAACTCTAACAAAGTTCCCATTAATATCCAACCAAAGCCTATCCAGATGGGTCAGCAGACTGCTTACAATGTGAATAACTTGGGAATACAGCAGCATCACGTGCAGCAAGGGATTCAGTTTGGGTCTGCAAACTCACCTCAGAGTTCAGTAGTTGGTCCTCATATGTCTGTTAATATCGTTAATCAACAAAATGCAAGAAAGTCAGTTACACCTCAGACAGTTAGCAATGCTGGAGGTAGTATTGTTATCCATTCTCCTATGGGACAGCCTCATACACCTCAAAACCAGTTTCTTATACCTACAAGTTTGTCTGTTAATTCTAATTCAGTTCATCATGTCCAGGCCATAAATGGACAACTTCTTCAGACTCAGCCTTCCCAGCTGGTTCCCAGCCAAGTGTCTGCTGAGCATGTAATGCTCAACAGGAACTCTACAAACATGCTAAGAGCCAACCAGTCATATTCGGGACAGATGCTGAATAATCAGAACACAGCTGTTCAGCTTGTCTCCGGCCAGACATTCACAGCTCCTGGAAACCAAGTTATAGTAAATCATGGAACTTCACAAATTGTTGGTGGACAGGTGCCACTGCAGCAGGCATCACCAACGGTGTTGCATTTGTCACCCAGTCAAGCTAGTGTTTCTCAAGGTAGATCGAGTTTTACTACGATGTCACCTGGGCAGTCTACAGTCTCAAATATGTCAGCTTCTAATCGATTTGCTGTTGCAAGTTCTTCTGGTTCAGTACATCCTAGCTTGGGACCATCGGTTCAGTCTGTTGCATCAGGAGGAAACTTCACTGGAGATCAGCTTACACAGAACAGAACTCAAGTTCCTGTCAGTGCATCGCATCGTCTTCCAGCATCCTCTTCCAAATCCGCCAGCACCTTCAGTCACACGTCAATTGGAGTAACACAACAACAGTTCGCCTTTGGTCAG AAAAAAGCTATGAACCAGACATCACCAGTTTCTGCATCGAAGACACAGGATAATTTGCGACAGCCTCAACTAACAAGTCTTCTGAGCAACACACTATCAG GGCAGGACTGTGGAGGAAAAATCATACAGCAATCTCTAGGGACAGCACAGCCACAAGAAAAAGTAATAGGATCATCATCAGTTCAACAGAGTATACAG GTGGATGGTCATTTAGTTGGACAGAAAAGGCCTGCTGCTAAACAGTTAACTAAAGGAGCTTT tATTCTACAGCAGTTACAGAAGGATCAGGTGCATGCTGTGACACCAGATAAAAGTCAGTTCAGATCATTAAATGATGCAGTTCAGAGACTCCTTTCATACCACGTGTGCCAGGGATCACTGCCAACAGAAGAAGACTTAAGAAAag TGGACAGTGAGTTTGAAACTGTAGCTACACAGCTTCTGAAGAGGACACAGGCTATGCTGAACAAATACAGATGTTTGCTTATAGAAGATGCAATG CGGATAAATCCCTCTGCAGAAATGGTTATGATCGATAGGATGTTTAACCAGGAAGAAAGGGCATCTCTGACCCGGGATAAGCGTCTTGCACTTGTGGATCCTG ATGGTTATCAGGCCGATTTTTGTTGTTCTGCCAAACAATTTGataaaacagctgaagaagCACAGTCCAGCAAAAGTGACCATCAGTCTAGCAAAACATTACCTTCTCGAAATCAGACTACCAAAACCCAAGCCAGAGACCGGCCAAAATCCAGCTCAGCAGAGTCCACAAATCACAGTAAACTTCCTCTAGTGCCTAACAACGTTCTGACACTGCAAGAAGGAATAGCTTCTACTAAAAAATCAGAGAGCCTCACTAAAGCTTTAAAGTTTGAGAAAGCTAATTGTTCTTCTGAGAGCCAATGCGTGGccctttctgaagaaaaggtgGCTGGGAAAGATCTTGCCAAGTCCACTGAGAATTCTTCGAGTTCTGAAGACTTGTCAAAAACTGTGTCAAGAGGCAGTCATGGAACACACAATAAAACATCAAGGAACACAGTTCAGTCTTTCTCAAAGGTAACGTGTAATAATTCCCTCCAAGACAAAACTCTGAGGAGCTCTCCAAAGAATGAGGTTTTACATCCTGATAACAGGAAAGGCTCTGGTGAACCCCAGCAAGACTTACTGCTCAGTAAGAGTTTAGaaactacatttaaaaacatcttgGAACTTAAAAAAGTGGGGAGACAGCCACAAAATGAGGCAACAAGTAGCAGCTCAGTTGAATTAgaatttcctaatttttcacCTATTGCTTCACAGGAAAACTTCCCGGAAAAATTTATTCCAGACCACAGTGAAGGTGTTGTAGAAACTGACTCTATTTTAGAAGCAGCTGTAAATAGTATCTTAGAGTGTTAA
- the BICRAL gene encoding BRD4-interacting chromatin-remodeling complex-associated protein-like isoform X1 encodes MDLIKEIVMDDDDDESCLLDLIGDPQALNYFLHGPSSKSSNEDLTNAEYSVANSNSIFANSNSTDPKSSIKGVSGQLGEGPSDGLQLSSSLQFLEDELVSSPLPDLTEDQPFDILQKSLQEANITEQTLAEEAYLDASVGSSQQFAQAQLHPSSSASFTQASNVSNYSGQTLQPIGVTQVVQQPVGASFASNTVGVQHGFMQHVGISVPSQHLSNSSQISGSGQIQLIGSFSNQPSMMTINNLDGSQIILKGNGQQTPANMSSGLLVHRQTPNGNSLFGNSNSSPVAQPVTVPFNSTNFQTSLPVHNIIIQRGLAPNSNKVPINIQPKPIQMGQQTAYNVNNLGIQQHHVQQGIQFGSANSPQSSVVGPHMSVNIVNQQNARKSVTPQTVSNAGGSIVIHSPMGQPHTPQNQFLIPTSLSVNSNSVHHVQAINGQLLQTQPSQLVPSQVSAEHVMLNRNSTNMLRANQSYSGQMLNNQNTAVQLVSGQTFTAPGNQVIVNHGTSQIVGGQVPLQQASPTVLHLSPSQASVSQGRSSFTTMSPGQSTVSNMSASNRFAVASSSGSVHPSLGPSVQSVASGGNFTGDQLTQNRTQVPVSASHRLPASSSKSASTFSHTSIGVTQQQFAFGQKKAMNQTSPVSASKTQDNLRQPQLTSLLSNTLSGQDCGGKIIQQSLGTAQPQEKVIGSSSVQQSIQVDGHLVGQKRPAAKQLTKGAFILQQLQKDQVHAVTPDKSQFRSLNDAVQRLLSYHVCQGSLPTEEDLRKVDSEFETVATQLLKRTQAMLNKYRCLLIEDAMRINPSAEMVMIDRMFNQEERASLTRDKRLALVDPDGYQADFCCSAKQFDKTAEEAQSSKSDHQSSKTLPSRNQTTKTQARDRPKSSSAESTNHSKLPLVPNNVLTLQEGIASTKKSESLTKALKFEKANCSSESQCVALSEEKVAGKDLAKSTENSSSSEDLSKTVSRGSHGTHNKTSRNTVQSFSKVTCNNSLQDKTLRSSPKNEVLHPDNRKGSGEPQQDLLLSKSLETTFKNILELKKVGRQPQNEATSSSSVELEFPNFSPIASQENFPEKFIPDHSEGVVETDSILEAAVNSILEC; translated from the exons ATGGATCTGATCAAGGAGA TTGTCatggatgatgatgatgatgaatcCTGTCTCCTTGACCTTATTGG GGACCCACAggcactgaattattttctacatGGACCTAGTAGTAAATCT AGCAATGAAGACTTGACTAATGCAGAATATTCTGTAGCCAACTCAAATTCAATTTTCGCTAACTCCAAT AGCACTGATCCGAAGTCGTCTATAAAAGGTGTAAGCGGTCAGCTTGGAGAGGGGCCTAGTGATGGACTGCAGCTGTCCAGTAGCCTTCAGTTTCTTGAAGATGAACTTGTATCTTCTCCTTTACCTGATCTTACTGAGGATCAGCCTTTTGATATTCTTCAGAAGTCCTTGCAGGAGGCCAATATTACTGAACAGACTTTGGCAGAAGAGGCATATTTGGATGCCAGTGTAGGTTCTAGCCAACAGTTTGCACAAGCTCAGCTTCATCCTTCTTCATCAGCATCCTTTACTCAGGCTTCTAATGTTTCTAATTACTCAGGTCAGACGTTGCAGCCTATAGGAGTTACTCAAGTGGTACAGCAACCTGTTGGAGCATCTTTTGCAAGCAATACAGTCGGTGTGCAACACGGCTTTATGCAACATGTCGGAATTAGTGTTCCCAGCCAGCATTTGTCTAATAGCAGCCAGATTAGTGGTTCTGGGCAGATACAGCTAATTGGTTCATTTAGTAATCAACCTTCCATGATGACCATTAATAACCTTGATGGATCTCAGATAATACTGAAAGGCAATGGTCAGCAAACACCTGCAAACATGAGTAGTGGCCTCTTGGTTCATAGACAAACTCCAAATGGTAACTCACTGTTTGGTAACTCAAATTCAAGTCCAGTAGCACAACCTGTAACCGTTCCATTTAACAGCACAAATTTTCAGACGTCATTGCCTGTCCATAATATCATCATTCAAAGGGGTTTGGCCCCAAACTCTAACAAAGTTCCCATTAATATCCAACCAAAGCCTATCCAGATGGGTCAGCAGACTGCTTACAATGTGAATAACTTGGGAATACAGCAGCATCACGTGCAGCAAGGGATTCAGTTTGGGTCTGCAAACTCACCTCAGAGTTCAGTAGTTGGTCCTCATATGTCTGTTAATATCGTTAATCAACAAAATGCAAGAAAGTCAGTTACACCTCAGACAGTTAGCAATGCTGGAGGTAGTATTGTTATCCATTCTCCTATGGGACAGCCTCATACACCTCAAAACCAGTTTCTTATACCTACAAGTTTGTCTGTTAATTCTAATTCAGTTCATCATGTCCAGGCCATAAATGGACAACTTCTTCAGACTCAGCCTTCCCAGCTGGTTCCCAGCCAAGTGTCTGCTGAGCATGTAATGCTCAACAGGAACTCTACAAACATGCTAAGAGCCAACCAGTCATATTCGGGACAGATGCTGAATAATCAGAACACAGCTGTTCAGCTTGTCTCCGGCCAGACATTCACAGCTCCTGGAAACCAAGTTATAGTAAATCATGGAACTTCACAAATTGTTGGTGGACAGGTGCCACTGCAGCAGGCATCACCAACGGTGTTGCATTTGTCACCCAGTCAAGCTAGTGTTTCTCAAGGTAGATCGAGTTTTACTACGATGTCACCTGGGCAGTCTACAGTCTCAAATATGTCAGCTTCTAATCGATTTGCTGTTGCAAGTTCTTCTGGTTCAGTACATCCTAGCTTGGGACCATCGGTTCAGTCTGTTGCATCAGGAGGAAACTTCACTGGAGATCAGCTTACACAGAACAGAACTCAAGTTCCTGTCAGTGCATCGCATCGTCTTCCAGCATCCTCTTCCAAATCCGCCAGCACCTTCAGTCACACGTCAATTGGAGTAACACAACAACAGTTCGCCTTTGGTCAG AAAAAAGCTATGAACCAGACATCACCAGTTTCTGCATCGAAGACACAGGATAATTTGCGACAGCCTCAACTAACAAGTCTTCTGAGCAACACACTATCAG GGCAGGACTGTGGAGGAAAAATCATACAGCAATCTCTAGGGACAGCACAGCCACAAGAAAAAGTAATAGGATCATCATCAGTTCAACAGAGTATACAG GTGGATGGTCATTTAGTTGGACAGAAAAGGCCTGCTGCTAAACAGTTAACTAAAGGAGCTTT tATTCTACAGCAGTTACAGAAGGATCAGGTGCATGCTGTGACACCAGATAAAAGTCAGTTCAGATCATTAAATGATGCAGTTCAGAGACTCCTTTCATACCACGTGTGCCAGGGATCACTGCCAACAGAAGAAGACTTAAGAAAag TGGACAGTGAGTTTGAAACTGTAGCTACACAGCTTCTGAAGAGGACACAGGCTATGCTGAACAAATACAGATGTTTGCTTATAGAAGATGCAATG CGGATAAATCCCTCTGCAGAAATGGTTATGATCGATAGGATGTTTAACCAGGAAGAAAGGGCATCTCTGACCCGGGATAAGCGTCTTGCACTTGTGGATCCTG ATGGTTATCAGGCCGATTTTTGTTGTTCTGCCAAACAATTTGataaaacagctgaagaagCACAGTCCAGCAAAAGTGACCATCAGTCTAGCAAAACATTACCTTCTCGAAATCAGACTACCAAAACCCAAGCCAGAGACCGGCCAAAATCCAGCTCAGCAGAGTCCACAAATCACAGTAAACTTCCTCTAGTGCCTAACAACGTTCTGACACTGCAAGAAGGAATAGCTTCTACTAAAAAATCAGAGAGCCTCACTAAAGCTTTAAAGTTTGAGAAAGCTAATTGTTCTTCTGAGAGCCAATGCGTGGccctttctgaagaaaaggtgGCTGGGAAAGATCTTGCCAAGTCCACTGAGAATTCTTCGAGTTCTGAAGACTTGTCAAAAACTGTGTCAAGAGGCAGTCATGGAACACACAATAAAACATCAAGGAACACAGTTCAGTCTTTCTCAAAGGTAACGTGTAATAATTCCCTCCAAGACAAAACTCTGAGGAGCTCTCCAAAGAATGAGGTTTTACATCCTGATAACAGGAAAGGCTCTGGTGAACCCCAGCAAGACTTACTGCTCAGTAAGAGTTTAGaaactacatttaaaaacatcttgGAACTTAAAAAAGTGGGGAGACAGCCACAAAATGAGGCAACAAGTAGCAGCTCAGTTGAATTAgaatttcctaatttttcacCTATTGCTTCACAGGAAAACTTCCCGGAAAAATTTATTCCAGACCACAGTGAAGGTGTTGTAGAAACTGACTCTATTTTAGAAGCAGCTGTAAATAGTATCTTAGAGTGTTAA